The Populus nigra chromosome 4, ddPopNigr1.1, whole genome shotgun sequence genome contains the following window.
AACTTTTCATGTTTGCTTAGCAGTGGTTGCATAGGTTACTATCTCAAAAGTGGCATCATCTAAATATTAATGGATGATTATTAGTGCTTCTTGATCCTTCTTTCGTGCCTTTTACACGATCTCTATTTGGGTTAAAGTTAATGTTGCTCCATCTATAAGTTCCTTAAAGCCCTTTTCCAAACATTTCCCATACATCTTGGAGACTTAGCCAAGCTTTTACTCGAATACACTAAGTTTTATAGTTATCATTTGTCAATATAGTTGACACTAAAGTGGGAAGTTTGGAAAATAATCAAACCTAAACTCTGATATCACTTGTTGGAAAAAGGTAAGTGTGATAGAAGAtcaaaaacaataatacaaagtaaaaaactcaagaacaagaagaaaattcaggggaatgtatatttttatgaagtgtttctctctacatgtttttttataggcaTAAAGTCCCAAATAATTAAGGAATTAAACTAATACAAGAAATTTCTAATATGAATAAGAATTGTATTTTGTCGACTAAATCGGTCAACCGTTTCTCAATTAAtcgattgatttatttaatctaATTGATCGACCGATTTCTAACTAGTAGACCAACTTCTCTGTTCTTTAGAAAAATcagaattcaatttttattttcaacactttctcaaatattttattggttgtcTCTTTTTCCTGCCACTCACTTTTGATATAGAGGGAAGAGTCATCTTTGATGTCTGAATCAAGTATATGCTCATCTAAAGTAGACAATGCACCATGGCGGACAATGTTAATCCTCCTCCTCATATTCCAAGCTGATATATTCTTCTGATTTAGATTTTGCAGATTGTCGATTGAAATCTCTTCATCTTTCTTACCAGGCATTGTCCTAGAAAATCTGGGTTTCTTCCCGACGGTGGTGCATCGTTGTAGCTTTGTTGCAAGTAGTGTTTCTTTTAGTTCACCAGGAGCAGTACTAGTAGACCCAGAATTTCTTACCTGCTGAACCTCGGCGACTGTCCCTTCCTCTTGGTGCTTCGTCTTTCAAACAATGGAGGACCAGAGAGTGTCTCAATTACATATTGATTGAACAGAGCCTCCTGGATTCGGTCAAAGAATGCGTTGACATGGAAGGATGAAGTAAGAGCCTTAACAAGGAGGGTTTTCAGAAGCCATATCACTGTTCCTATAAACAAACACGCCAAAATCTTGGTCCCATAAAGCAAGATCTTGCTCTTACTCTCCTCAACCTtatgatgaaaaacaaagtGCCAAATGAGCAAAGACAAATCCAACCAGAGGGAATTCTGAACTGCTCTCCTCAACCCATAAACAAAATACAGAACCCGTTTCCGCAAAAGAAAATTGTGTTCATTGAAGATCACAACAAGCTTAATTCCCCAACCAGACACCAAACGACCAATCTTGTTTACGACTAACCTCCACGAATTTTGTTCAAAAGCACCGAAAGATGGTTGGTTTGCCAAGTCCTTGCTTCTTTGCTGGAAGGCTTCGTCGAGTACACCCTCAAACGACACTTTGAatttctttgatgaacctttAACTTTACTGCTTGGAATTTCACTGCTGGATTTTGAAGCAATAGTAGTTTCTTAGTCACAAACATCAGCATTGTTGATGTTGACAATGAATTGTTCATTCTGGTCAAGCGAACTAGAGGACTGTGCCATGTAACAATCCCTGTCATGGTGCGGAGGAGCTTGTGAGTATGTGGTTTCTTCTTCCAGGTGCTCTGGTTGTTGTTTAAGCCCGAGCACCATGAGATTTCAGGGATTTTCTCAAGGGTTCCATTAGAGGATCTTCGGGGAATCTTCAAGGCCTCGTGTGGGTAATAAATTACCGATGTGTAGTGCTTTTAAGCATGTAAACTATAGTTGATAGATAAACATTCGAATTTTGATAGTGCAGCATCATCACTTTACTCTTTGCACTAATTGAGTGGACACGGACGCTCATGGAAGCTACAGATTTGCAGAACAAAGGCAAAAAAAGTGTTTTGGAATCAGCATTCTGGTTAACTTGCAGTGTGCACTTTCATATCTTCCATTCTTTGTGAAAACCACCTATGTCAAATATCAACAGATTGAGATTCTAGATAAGCATGTTAACCCGGGTTTTTAACAAAATCAACCAGATTTTGAATCAACTTATCAGGTCATCTCGGGTTTCTAAACTATGGTTTCATGGTATAAATTCTCTACTTTTGGCTTCGCTAAAGGAGGGAACCTCAAAATGCATTTCCTTCTCAAAAGTTTTTTGCTACTTTTGACTTACCTGAGACTCGCATTCGGTTTGGTGGGGCTGAAATGGATTATCAGTTAATGAAACTTTTCCTTTAGCATATGAAGCTTTTTGATGGATAGTCATAGCATGGAGTTGTCCTTATTTCTCCAGACACGGTATAGCTAAATACACACCCTTGGCCTGTCCTTCCCAAGCCAAGGCATGGAGAAGGCCTACTTTATAGTGTATACAGGTTCTAGTCTTTtcagagaggaagaaaaaacagtTCTACCATAACTGGTTCGGGTTAAACAATGTTGGCTCTGAGATTCATTGCAACTGTTAAATGACAACTTCAGCAAAACATCAACTCCTAATTCCGAAGTCTTTAACAGAAAAAAGATCGTAATTCTATAGAACAAGAAGATTACTGAACACTTTTCTACATTATCTACTCTCTCGCTGAGCTGGTTTATGATACAACCCCAGAACTAGGACAACACAAACTAAAGTTACGCTCTACGCTTAGTGAGCAACTGTAAGACCAACAGTTCTACTTCTAGGTTAGGTAAGATGCGTGCCTACAATATATGTACCAACGTgtataagtatatatatatttctatttgtatttgtattcgTCAACGGAGCATACCAACCCACACCTGATTGAACGAAAGCAGGATGTAGAGAGAGAGTGTCTCCAAACGAAAGCATTACGATGGATGTAGAGTATTCAATTCCAGTGGCTTCACCGTCTTTCTCGTCTAATTGGCAGTCACAGCCCTTCTAGGAGACTTTCCTTTCTGCTTGTCGTCTCTTCCATCAGCAACCTGTTCCAAGACTACATGAGTTTCTAAATATGCACAGCAACAAGAAATGGAGAAATTTTTGAATCTTCCCATACCGTTCTCTCTAATTGCTGTAGAAGCTCTAAAATTTCAGAGAATTCAGGTCTCAAAAATGGGTCTCGCTGCCAGCATCTCTTAAGCAGGCCTGCCAATTTAGGATGAGAATGGCTTGGAATTGATGGTCTTAGACCCTGGAAATCCATGTCAGTAGCACAGCAGCTCTTTATTAGTAATTTAGCAAGTCCTTTTGTTAATTTGAGCTCATGATAACGCTTCTATGGCAGCAGTTCATATTACCACCAAGCAGCATGGCCGCTGGTTGATCATGAAAAGAATTTGCAGACATGAAATAAGTGCcctaatccttttcttttttgggatTGCTGACCGAATTAAGATTTTGACCCCACCCCCACCCGTTTTAGTTTTGATGCAAGGCATTAGAAAGCATGCTTAGAGCTGTTTGTGATCTGCCCAGCATGTGGGCCATGGTTTATCTTATACCAGGCACAAGGTTGTGTTGGTCGAGAAGCAGTTTGGCAGTTGACAGACAATGCCAAAGACCGGCTGGTTTCTATCTGAAGGAAAACTAAAATCCCATTCAAAGCAGAAAGAAAAAGCGTTCTGGAGGAATACCTGCTGGACCACGCCAACTGCCGCTTGTAACGGGGACAGCTGCTCATATGGAAGCTAGGATATCATTCACAAGAACTTAGATTATTGTCATGAAATCTGAGTGATCATAAATTTGTAGAACTTAAGATAAAAAGAATACATTTGGAGAAACTAAACATATGAAAACGAATTGTCTCGTTAATTCTGTTGAAACAGATTACCTTTCCAGTAAGCAACTCCCACAGCACAATGCCAAAACTGAAAACATCCGCTTTATGATCATATGGCTTGTGTTCAATAACCTTATATGCATCAAACACCAAGGGAACATATGTTAGCGAGATATGATGTAACAaccaaatgcataaaaaaaaactctgcaCTCATCATGTGATTCATCAAACCATCTTATTCAGTGCAACAACACCAACCTCTGGAGCCATCCAGCGGTAAGTTCCAGTTTCTGCAGTCATTACACCAGTCTGATCTTGCACTCTAGCAACACCAAAATCAGCAACTTTAACTACCTGCTAGccaaattttagaaattttaagaaaaactgGTAGTCAGGGCCAATAAAGCAAAGTTGTAAACTTGTTTTCTATTATAGAAAAAGCTGATTCACCAGGGTTGCCTTTCTTCCTCTAAGAGGATTTAATCAGCTCTTGCACCTTTTCAATTTGAAACACAATTTAGTTCTGAGAGAAACAGGAAATCTTGAGGCATCAATCAAAAACGAATGCAAGATGATAGTCAATTGACACAATAAGTATAAAGTAAtgtttgaaatagaaaaaaaactgatgcgGTTCCAGAACTCGgaagagcaagaacaaacaCAGGAACACGGACTGAAGAAGTGAATCACTTACTCCATTTTCATCCATCAAGATATTGGCAGATTTCAAATCTCGATGTATTATATGATTTTGGTTCAAGCAGTGCATTCCCTTGGAAACATCAATTGCTACTCGTAGTAAAGACTGAAGATTTAAACCTCCCTTCTGTTTACGCAGAAAGTCATACATGCTTCCACCAGACATAAATTCTGAGAAGGGTTTTATATGCAAACAGAACAACATCACACACATTGAAATGGTAATTCATTAGTGCAGTATTAAAATTACACTACAAAccaacatataattaattagctaAAGGCACACATATATCTATGAGTTCATTCCAAATCACCTGTCACGATGCACAGGCTTGGAGGTCTGGCACATGAACCTATGAATTGCACAACATTCTTGTGACGAACTTTCCTGCAAATTGCAAAGGAGTTTGAAGGGGAACCTAGAAGAAATTTGTGCATGTAGAAGTGCAGTGGcagcatttattttttctttaagatcCCAAACGATTTAAGAGAGACTTCACAAAGCAGAAATGAAACACTGAAAACACTTTAATGCAATATTCATGCTCCCAGGATAGATTATGGACCAGAATTCCTAGAAAACTAGATTACAAGAGAGATTTTGGTACTCGATACTGCAGAAACATATCATATGATGCATTTGTGTACAAATTTCTAACTTGTCACACAAATTACATGAGAATTAAGAAAAGCTACTTCACTTGTGCCACAAATTACATGGCATTAGATATGGCCTCTTCAGCACATAAGAAAACATTACCCATTGCTCACTATTTGTGAGTTGAAATTGCATTTTCTTGGGATTCAAACTACTAAAAAACATTTACAGAAAATATTTGTTAGGAATCATGACAGCtcattcaataattaaattctcTTAACTGTCAGGATTGTCAACCTGGTTAGTTTACATTTGGATATAGTGCCAGTATATAAACATGATTCCACTGGTATATTTGTAAGTTCCAGATGTAACTGCAAATGTTTTCAGAATTTCAGAGAGCGTCTCTGTAAGCATTCAGATGGATCGATAAAGAACCAAAGATATAACCGACCTCATGATAGAGACTTCTTGAACAAATTCACTCTGAAGTTTATCATCTAGATGCTCACCCCTGAGCACTTTAATAGCCACATCTTGACTGCAGAAGGTGCCTTTGTACCTGTTTCAATTAAATCATTCTATTAAAAAAGCACTCGTATGAGAACAGATCACAGGTCTTACGATGACAGGAACTCACAGATCTCCACTAGATCCAGTTGCAAtttttctctcaaataataACCGGTGTGCATCAATTTCCCAAACATCAATTGAGTCAGCGGGAACGTTCATGTGACTAGAGACATGGCGGATTCTTCTTTGATCTTGCTCCGCCACAGGATAAACAGCATTCTTCTGCATTGTACTTCAAATTATCAACTATAGATCATTTAAAAGAGTACTGAAGTGGCACTAAGTTCATGATAATCAGTGCTGCTCGTTTACCATTTTAATTACATTAACATAATGAGCAAACAAAGCCCTAAAAATAACACAGGAGAACACGAGCTCGCTCTGGAAATTAATTACTAACATCCAATTCAGTATAAAAGTAACATTTAGAAGGGCTACCTCGATTTTGGGAATTTCCTTAACCAGCATGCTTCTAAGCCGCTCTGTGTCCTGTAAATAATTATGGAAGTAAGTCGTGAGTGTTGTCAGAAGATAAGAGACAGTTTAAGATTCCACTATAGTGTTCTTTTATGATCTTGTAACTAAGAGGTGACAGAAACAATGATATAGATTAATGTGCTGCTCCCCACAAAAAATTGTGAATGATTACAAATCAAGAGCTGATTTCCATCAAAACTGTACAGTGAATCTTGGAAACCACATGATCATTCTTAAAGGACTAGaaatctaatgtttttcctaaggTGGAGCAAAATGGGGGCAGTACCTCGGGTTCCCaattattaacaacaaaaacatcCAAGGAGTAGCCATCTACTGTGGAAAAAGCATGAGCTTCCTGAATGTTGAGCCCAATCTCAGACAGCAAGGAAGTCaactgaaaattcaaaaattagaaaaacaaaattgattttaataggtcaatcacaacaataatattatatgcaGATAGTTCTGTTGCACTTAGAATTATTACTTGAAGCTATCGcaacaataatattatatgcaGATACTTCTGTTGAAAAACAACGATATGTATAACATGTCATCTTGAGGCTAGGAATCCATGTGATTAATAGAAGAGAAGATCAAAGTGGAGAGACACTAATCTCTTGACTTGTGGTAGAAagtaaaatcagaaaataaacCAGAACTTGTGCAACAATCTAGGAATACAATAAAAATGCATACAAATATTTCATCTAAAAATCCATATGAATGCTAGCAGAGAAGATTCAAGAGGAGAGGCAGACTATGGACAGTTGTTCTTGACTGGTGGTAGAAAGGATCCATTCATAAAAAAGATTAGAAAATAAACTGGAAGTTATGCAAGATATAGGAATACTACAAAAATGTCAACAATGAAAAATGCAGAATAAGTAGGAGGAGGATACACAGAGCAAGAGCTATTGAAGTCTACTCCCTGGGCGGTGGAAGGACATGAATAAGATGAATTACTGAGAAACATGAAAGAATAAAGCTATAGATGGGTTCCCAAACAGAAGGAAGAAAGTTATTAAGAAAAGAATGATTTGTAGAAGATCCTTCAAGATTAAGTAATTACATGACAAATGTTTCAGTAAGATTGATCCTCTAATTGTAACACAGTGAATGGAAATGCACACTTCATCCTTTACATCATGCACactttatccttcaaatcatgATGTTTTTGTATGTCAGCTTTCtacttcaaaaataaatctgaGGTCAGATGCCTCGTATATGTCAAGACTGTTCCTGCACACATGTCCAGAAGATGTCTAAAAAAAAGATGCTAGATAAGGATGCAATAAATTCCATGTATGCAATGCTCATTGCAGAATGTCAGCAAAAACAATATGCCTACCAAGACTAATGCTCATTGCAGATGACATCTACAAATGATTCAGAAACTAGAAGAGGTCAGCTACCTGACTCAGGAGTTTTGGCTTATCATTAGTTGAAATTGTAATTTCATGCATCAGCCTACAAAATCATGGAAGTATTGCAGTGTTATTTTCACAATAACTAAAATGCGTTCCATAAGCTAATGAAAATATTTGCCTCAAATGGCGTATAGCAAAACTACTCATTCAAAGAAAGCAAAGGATTAACACAGCTAAGGAACAAGAAAGGGAGAAAGCAACGTGTCTACCATCTATCGGCCTTCATAAACACTAGAATTTAAAGGATCCCAGCCTCATAGTTCAGAACTCCTGATATGCAGAATTCTGAATCTGCTCGTACTTTTAGCATCAAATGCTTATGCTACTGATCGCATGAGTTGGCAGCACATAAAACAAATGACCAGTTAATTAATTCTAATGTTGGGGCTAGTTGCATCAGGAAGCACCGACAAACCCAGCCATCTTCTTCACGTGTCACATATATAAGAACACATTTTGATGGAGCGGcgcatctctttcttttttttcttttttcttccttttaagcTAAGGAAATATTGGAAGAAGAAAGGACTCCTCAAATTTCATCTAGAATATCCTGAAAAATCCAATTTGATTCAGAATATCCCCCCacatgttttcctttctttggtTGAGATATAAAACATTTTTCACAAGACCAGAAGCTGTTTTGAATTTCGAAGGTCACATTCAGAAAAATTACATGCAAGCCTAGTCTGGGTGAGGCAATACGGAAACAGAACAGCTACAAGATAGTAAATCACATCAAGTGAcccaagaaaaattaaacagaAGAATGATTGTGAGTTCACAACCAGGAAAGAACATTTTGACCCAAGTAAACTTGCCTGGTAAACGCAGTGATATTGTCATTCTGATTTTTATGAAGTTCAAAATCAGTCAATGAACCAAAGGCCGGAGGTGGATGAATGCTGAATATGAAACAAAGAGACAAATGCAAGACATTAATAGTTgcatattttcataaagaaaatgcaaatccaaataatataatttgcaTAACCATGCCTCTGTTTCTCGAGATAATCAAAATGTTGGAGCTGCCATTTCCTTGGAGAGTCTGAATCTACCGAATCACCAGAATGTCCATCATGTGCAGAAGGAACctgcatataaaaaataagacaagaTGCCATTTGCCAGCAATGAAAGGTTGGCAAATTGTAATCAAAGCGGCAACGGCAATGTAATAATGCTACCATTCTTAAAGAAGTTGCATAAAAGGAAACAGGGTAAAGGACACAAGAGGCTAAAACAGTAATTACAGTACAGCTTTATATGACCCTAATATAAACTAGAATTCCCAGGAAAAATAGTTCAAGCAAAagttaaaattatcaatttcattcttaacgAAAATTCACCATTTCAAGACAATAGATTAACCGTTTAATTAtaacatgaaaattattttttttccttttagataaaaacaattatagacCGATCAGCATAGTCTGTATtttgactccttcatcaaaCTTGCTATTAATATCAAGTTCTTCTGCCACCCTGTTCTAAAGCACTACTAGTATGGATTCGTATTCCTCTGTTCCAaacatatcaattttatttttttttaaattcacaaaTAGAAACATTTTCAGTCAACTCTTGAGTATGACCAGGGAGGAATTCTACTGTTCCATTCCCCAAGACACCTCAAGATTATCCGAGATCTAGAACAGCACACAccataaagaatatatatatataacctcaattaaataatacttttttggTGTCAACTTAAATACTATCtcgattaattaataaatttttatggtataagttattaatttatagaGGTTAAATTGTATATATAAGCGTGAGAAATTAGACTTGGTCTCGGTACGTTGCAAGCCGGTTCGAAGATATCAGGGACCATTGAACCAAAACAGAAACAACAGCAAACGTGCAAACATggataatcattaattttattttaaataataatactgTAGAGAGGGCAATTtgctaataatatttaatcGCAGTATTTATGGAATAAGACACACCTACCCTGCCAATAAATAATTCTACCGGAAGAATCTACAAGAGTATCACACAAAGccaaacaaaagaattaaaagagtAGATACCAAAAGTCATGAAGGGATCTTTAACCGAATCTTCGTTTTCATACCTGAACAAGCCGCACTTCAATCGCCGGCCGAGTAGCTGGATTACGTGCCATCTGCAACAACCTCTTGTGCATAGTAACATCTTGTGCTCTCTCCGCATTCACATCCATTGCATacctaaataataaataaaaaaatagaaaatcagtAAATTAGATCAGAATTACAACGAACAAAAcgataagaaataaaataaaaatcgagAGAGAGGAATATTCCGATTGAGATTACCGAGTAGGTAGTCTACAGAAATGAGTCCAGAGTTCATCTTCGAAGCCAGGACGAGTCGCTTCTTTGTCATTCGATTCTTTAAGATGCCAAAGAACATCGTTGAAAACATCGAGTTTTTGCCTCTGGTTTCGAGGCACGAAATATACTGCTCTGCTGCTGCAACTCTCGGTGTCTCCcattgaaaacaaagaaaaacgaAAGGCGGAGTGGTTTTTTGAAGAGGATCAGTGGCGGTGGTGATCGATCACGTGAAACGGTGAATTTTTTAGCGGTAAACGACAAGGAAGATTCGAGACCTGCTTGCATGAAGAAAGAGAAGCTAGCAGTGCTCTCTGTCTTTCTATTTATCTCTCGCTCTGTTTccgtttttccttttctttttcttttcttattttttcttttgtgtattATAAACATGATTAGGTTACGGAAAAATTAAGACGTTTAGCTGATGGCGTAATGCGCACCCATGAGCGCGCATCTACGTGGATTCTAACAATGCTTTCTTGCCTTGCTTGTTTCACCGGTTTGGTTCAAAGAAAGAATCCCATTTTTGTTACCAatattaagataaataaataaataaatatcctctttcttcttaaataaataaagaaatcttcgaaataaaattccaaaatccATCCGGTTTTTAagtagattttctttttcatttattacgaataaattaatttggataTTGACGGGTCCACAAGAAAAACCAACCAATCCGTTTGGGAACCCAGTAACTATCCGCAGCAGGCTGTCCTCGTGGATAGTGGTACATGAAACAAGGTCGTGCTACGAATTCTAAAAGATCATAGTAAAATATTTACATGTACAAGTCTTCTAATTGGTCCGCGTGTCTAGGTGAAAAGATTATATTCTCTTCACCACCCACATGATTAGGCCATCCTTATTGGTTACACGCGCCGTCTTCgctatgatattttaattatgcCACAATTATTTCTGGGAAATGAAACAACCAGCCAATCGCCAACTGCATAATACCAcggtatttaataaaataaatcgcAATAAGAAATTATGTATCTCTGCCGTCACTCATCGGGCTAAAAGTcgataattaaagaaaagaaaagaaaattaatggaAGGGTCTTTGTCTCTGGATAACCTTGATATTTGATGGCATCACGCCCCCCCACTCCTAGCCAATGAATTTCTTCTGTTGCCTCGACATTCCACTTAACTTGCACACATAGAAGCACCGCCAATTAGATTCCTCATTGCATGTTGgcagttaaaataaaatgttcacTGAGTCATCACTCATCGCACTATTACTGGTATTGGTGGtggcttttttaaaataaaataaaaaaaatccaaacgtggagataaatataaaaacagagCAAGAcgtgaaatataaaattaaaaaaaagcataataaataaaaaatatttttattttgcaatttcCTTGCAAGACGGAGCAATTGCTTTGCAATTTCAACCAGATGGTGCGACAATGGACTTTATCTTTGCTTTTTCTATGCTTTCTAGGCCGGCAGACTTGGGGATTCTTGCTAACACCGGCCTCTTCTTTCATGACATGaggttaatttatatttttaattttttatcttaccACACCACGCCAATTCCCTCTCTTATTTTCGTGCGTCCCAAGACAGATTAGCCGAGTCCCAGGCCATACTACTGGGTGTTTTGGAACAAGATCAGTTGAGAGGTTGCCAGCAGGTGACCAAGATGGTAACCTCGCCACCATAAAAAGACATCACTTTTCATTAGCTTTAAATGTTTGACGTACAGAAACCTAGAGAAATCAGTGACAGGTACGCTTGTGTCTAGCTAGATAGGCATGCgaggtatatttatttttgtttttcttggttgaCGGGATCATCGCATCCCTTTTCGTGGATAATGCCTAGGAAATCCAATATCTAATGATTCTAAATGTGATTTAAAGACAAAAGGTCAATGAAACCCATCGAAGTTGCTGTGCATCTTACACAATCTAAAGAAACAAGGTCCAGAGTGAATATATTCTACTAATTCCAAGATTCAAAAATCATTATCAAATACAGTTTAATTCCTGCTTTAAATAGAGTGACGCCTACCGCCCAACAACTTCAAGACCACGAGTGACATTCTCCCTAACAATTCCAATGGTCCCTTCATTCTAAACCTTATATCATACCCCAAAAAACAACCttcacataattattttttttttttatgtacatcGTAACCATGAGCTAAGATATATGGGCTTGAATACAAGGTTGATTGTAACACCCTAATATTTTTATGcactttaatctttattttttagatgaattttttatagatttgtGGGAATCTATAGAAATTTCAGTAGAATCTTTTCTCTATCAAAAGATCTTAAGTTATTGATAAATAtctgtaatattttaatatattcatctAACAAACTCAATTACTGTCTAGCCATCCTGAACTTATCATTTCACAACACATCTGATCacaattattataattcattttaatGTCACATCatgtatataattataatattcaagattcaaatcaaaatcaataattataaattatctgATACTATTAGTATAAGCCACAACAAAAACATAAGTATAATAGCATACACTAGCTCAATTAAGTTGGATttataattacataatttaagGTAGATTGACATTCagttacaaaaatataattattacaatCCCTtacaaaattaacaaagattCCTAAATATCTATTATGCTGCTTAAGAGTGAGAGGTACCTGTAAATTAATATACGAGTAGAAATTAAGTACGCAACAATAATTTACCTAAACAATTAGAATAAATACATGGACATATTTGAACACAATTAATCATAAGGTTTATTCAATTACATTCACGCAATCTACTTTTAACTTACacgatttattttctatgtaagTATTTCTTATTTGTCACTATTTCTAATACACATTCTCTTTCCTAGACTATATTCTTCatattaagcttttttttaacCTATATCCAATATTAGATAATTCACGGTTCGCATAGATGTATACGTTATTTTCACTTCTAAACAATCTAAATTCTCTACCCATTACTTGGTAAAACTCCtacattctaaaataaaatttatatttcttattaCTAAACATTAATCCCAATACCGGAAAAGATTAATTCTTCATGTCTGTTGCCGAGACTTATTTCCATCATCATAACTAATTTTTAATCCCTTTAttaggattattttttgttgccCTTTA
Protein-coding sequences here:
- the LOC133690640 gene encoding serine/threonine-protein kinase STY46-like → MGDTESCSSRAVYFVPRNQRQKLDVFNDVLWHLKESNDKEATRPGFEDELWTHFCRLPTRYAMDVNAERAQDVTMHKRLLQMARNPATRPAIEVRLVQVPSAHDGHSGDSVDSDSPRKWQLQHFDYLEKQSIHPPPAFGSLTDFELHKNQNDNITAFTRLMHEITISTNDKPKLLSQLTSLLSEIGLNIQEAHAFSTVDGYSLDVFVVNNWEPEDTERLRSMLVKEIPKIEKNAVYPVAEQDQRRIRHVSSHMNVPADSIDVWEIDAHRLLFERKIATGSSGDLYKGTFCSQDVAIKVLRGEHLDDKLQSEFVQEVSIMRKVRHKNVVQFIGSCARPPSLCIVTEFMSGGSMYDFLRKQKGGLNLQSLLRVAIDVSKGMHCLNQNHIIHRDLKSANILMDENGVVKVADFGVARVQDQTGVMTAETGTYRWMAPEVIEHKPYDHKADVFSFGIVLWELLTGKLPYEQLSPLQAAVGVVQQGLRPSIPSHSHPKLAGLLKRCWQRDPFLRPEFSEILELLQQLERTVADGRDDKQKGKSPRRAVTAN